One stretch of Natronobacterium gregoryi SP2 DNA includes these proteins:
- a CDS encoding MFS transporter produces the protein MAQQRAEVAGPLDTFRQFFSLQRDVLALSLAMFAFSLGFQMTNRFLPEYLFYLGAGGFVVGLFATLGNVIGAVYPYYGGVVSDRVGSRYALTVFGFVSAFGFVIWLAADFLPAVDLGVVVLEPWVWVFAGLLLAQCWKSLGIGGHYAIVKQATEPDRLARGFASTETFRRTAFLLAPLIVAVLVADELIPGFLWVLVLAIVFAVLGTIAQHWLYEADEDTVGKEFEGVSQIVDDLRALPDALRPLLVADTFVRFANGMVYAFFILVVTQLMQVGLTATVPVYGTVSLSPAAFFGVLLSIEMLVALLTMAPAAKIAERVGLKPVVGLGFFVYAIFPVLLIFGPGVVTGVDDTWLLVALFAFSGLRFAGLPAHKALIVGPAERGAGGRVTGSYYFVRGAIVIPSGVLGGFLWEFVSPELSFTIATAVGLIGVAYFVLFGEEFEAYA, from the coding sequence ATGGCACAGCAACGAGCCGAAGTGGCCGGCCCTCTCGATACGTTTCGGCAGTTTTTCTCCCTGCAGCGAGACGTCTTGGCGCTCTCGCTTGCGATGTTCGCGTTCAGTCTTGGCTTTCAAATGACCAACCGGTTTCTCCCCGAGTACCTCTTCTACCTCGGGGCGGGCGGCTTCGTCGTGGGGCTGTTCGCCACTCTCGGGAACGTCATCGGCGCTGTCTACCCCTACTACGGCGGCGTCGTCTCCGACCGCGTCGGCTCCCGATATGCCCTGACAGTCTTCGGCTTCGTCTCTGCGTTCGGCTTCGTGATCTGGCTGGCCGCCGACTTCCTGCCCGCGGTCGATCTCGGCGTAGTCGTCCTCGAGCCGTGGGTCTGGGTGTTCGCCGGCCTGTTGCTGGCTCAGTGCTGGAAGTCGCTCGGTATCGGCGGCCATTACGCCATCGTCAAGCAGGCGACCGAACCGGACCGGCTGGCTCGCGGGTTCGCCAGTACGGAGACGTTTCGGCGGACTGCCTTCCTGCTCGCGCCGCTGATCGTCGCCGTCCTCGTGGCCGACGAGCTGATCCCCGGTTTCCTCTGGGTGCTCGTTCTGGCAATCGTCTTCGCGGTTCTCGGGACGATCGCCCAGCACTGGCTGTACGAGGCCGACGAGGACACCGTCGGCAAGGAGTTCGAGGGCGTCAGCCAGATCGTCGACGACCTCCGGGCGTTGCCCGACGCCCTGCGCCCGCTGCTGGTGGCCGACACCTTCGTCCGGTTCGCCAACGGGATGGTGTACGCGTTCTTCATCCTTGTCGTCACCCAGCTCATGCAGGTCGGGTTGACGGCGACGGTTCCCGTCTATGGAACCGTCTCACTCTCTCCTGCCGCGTTCTTCGGGGTGCTGTTGAGCATCGAGATGCTGGTCGCACTGCTGACGATGGCACCAGCCGCCAAAATTGCGGAACGCGTCGGCCTCAAGCCGGTCGTCGGCCTCGGCTTCTTCGTCTACGCGATCTTCCCGGTGTTGCTGATCTTCGGTCCGGGAGTCGTCACGGGAGTCGACGACACCTGGCTGCTCGTCGCCCTCTTTGCCTTCTCCGGGCTGCGTTTCGCGGGACTACCAGCACACAAGGCCCTGATCGTCGGCCCTGCAGAACGGGGCGCAGGCGGACGAGTCACCGGCTCGTACTACTTCGTTCGCGGCGCAATCGTGATCCCGAGCGGCGTGCTCGGCGGCTTCCTCTGGGAGTTCGTCAGTCCGGAACTGTCCTTTACGATCGCGACGGCCGTCGGACTGATCGGCGTCGCCTACTTCGTGCTCTTCGGTGAGGAGTTCGAAGCCTACGCGTAG
- a CDS encoding ComEC/Rec2 family competence protein has protein sequence MLVLAGCVGGPGNGDNATAEPDLPEEDVDEPVGDDVDKESTHDETDAVTEGEETDETDEKPPDTTDVDGDLEFHHVDVGQADATLVVTPSDETILVDTGDWRQDGSEVIDYLESEGVDRIDHLVATHAHADHIGGHAAVIEHVETDGDGIGAAYDSGVPHTSQTYENYLDAVEEHDIELLVVEEGDELPIDDESVSALVTNPPEGDSGDDLHYNSVSLVLEFGEFRYVTTGDAEADAEDRIVEEWGDDLEGDVYQAGHHGSSTSSTAPFVDAVAPEIAVVSSDHDSQYGHPHDEVLEAFADRGVETYWTAVHGDVVVTTDGNEVAVETEAIVSTDGEDLREAKHAADDPHSSLSRTINTPLGLTSLPG, from the coding sequence ATGCTGGTTCTCGCGGGGTGTGTCGGTGGACCTGGCAATGGCGATAACGCCACCGCCGAGCCAGACCTCCCCGAAGAGGACGTCGACGAACCCGTGGGTGACGACGTCGACAAAGAAAGCACTCACGACGAGACCGATGCCGTTACTGAGGGCGAAGAAACCGACGAGACGGACGAGAAACCACCCGACACAACGGACGTCGACGGCGACCTCGAGTTCCACCACGTAGATGTCGGCCAGGCCGACGCGACGTTGGTGGTCACGCCGAGTGACGAAACGATCCTCGTCGACACCGGCGACTGGCGACAGGACGGCAGCGAGGTGATCGACTACCTCGAGTCCGAGGGCGTCGACCGGATCGATCACCTGGTCGCAACACACGCCCACGCCGACCACATCGGCGGTCACGCCGCGGTGATCGAGCACGTCGAGACCGACGGCGACGGGATCGGGGCCGCCTACGACTCCGGCGTGCCCCACACCTCCCAGACGTACGAGAACTACCTCGACGCCGTCGAGGAGCACGACATCGAACTACTGGTCGTCGAGGAAGGCGACGAACTCCCGATAGACGACGAATCGGTCTCGGCGCTCGTGACCAACCCGCCCGAAGGCGACTCCGGAGACGACCTCCACTACAACAGCGTCTCGCTCGTCCTCGAGTTCGGCGAGTTCCGGTACGTGACGACCGGCGACGCCGAAGCGGACGCCGAAGATCGGATAGTCGAGGAGTGGGGCGACGACCTCGAGGGCGACGTTTACCAGGCCGGCCACCACGGCTCGTCGACCTCCTCGACGGCACCGTTCGTGGACGCCGTCGCGCCCGAAATCGCAGTCGTCTCGAGCGACCACGACTCGCAGTACGGCCACCCACACGACGAGGTGCTCGAGGCGTTCGCGGACCGCGGGGTCGAGACCTACTGGACCGCCGTCCACGGCGACGTCGTCGTCACGACCGACGGCAACGAGGTCGCCGTCGAGACGGAGGCGATCGTCTCGACCGACGGCGAGGACCTCCGCGAGGCAAAACACGCCGCGGACGACCCTCACTCGAGCCTGTCGAGAACAATTAATACACCCCTCGGTCTTACGTCTCTACCAGGATGA
- a CDS encoding DUF3006 domain-containing protein, translating to MTESFTGVVDRVVDGETAVILLEEDGETVDQLDVPLGRLPEPARDEGAILSITVSAGELVDAESRPEETSDRRESARERLKRLSDRLSER from the coding sequence ATGACCGAGAGCTTCACTGGCGTCGTCGACCGCGTCGTCGACGGCGAGACGGCCGTGATTCTGCTTGAGGAAGACGGCGAGACGGTCGATCAGTTGGACGTTCCCCTCGGTCGACTCCCGGAGCCAGCGCGAGACGAGGGCGCGATTCTGTCGATCACCGTCTCCGCTGGCGAACTCGTCGACGCGGAGTCCCGGCCCGAAGAGACGAGTGATCGACGCGAGTCCGCTCGAGAGCGACTGAAACGGCTCTCGGATCGGCTCTCGGAGCGGTAG
- a CDS encoding NUDIX hydrolase produces the protein METTRHFTGTIYVVNRGATALHDHKHLGITIPPGGHVDRDELPHEAALREVREEMGLEPDLLDETRDVSAPAGRALPQPRHQMLYDINVYDGTVGHQHIDHIYYATVPSRDISPADGEESAESWQWYTTAELRNSDLSPDVVQFGIEAIQAAENESA, from the coding sequence ATGGAGACAACTCGTCATTTTACTGGAACGATTTACGTGGTCAATCGCGGAGCAACTGCATTGCACGATCACAAGCATCTGGGAATCACGATCCCACCGGGTGGGCACGTTGATCGGGACGAACTCCCACACGAGGCTGCCCTCCGAGAAGTCCGGGAAGAGATGGGGCTCGAGCCAGACCTTCTCGATGAGACACGAGACGTTTCTGCACCTGCTGGGAGAGCCCTTCCGCAACCACGCCATCAGATGCTCTACGATATCAACGTTTACGACGGAACTGTTGGCCACCAGCATATCGACCACATCTACTACGCCACTGTCCCGAGCCGTGATATCTCACCGGCAGACGGTGAAGAAAGCGCGGAATCGTGGCAGTGGTATACGACAGCCGAACTTCGGAACAGTGACCTCTCGCCGGATGTCGTGCAGTTCGGTATCGAAGCGATCCAGGCAGCGGAAAACGAGTCAGCGTGA